The Paralichthys olivaceus isolate ysfri-2021 chromosome 2, ASM2471397v2, whole genome shotgun sequence genomic interval TTGTCTCCACACCCAGTCAGAACAGagcaacacaaataaacacatttaaacacaggcAACGCACAGTGAGGACAGAACATCACAGGAAACATAAACCAGGCAGTTAATTTGGTTCAAAGGAGACAGCGAAACCGGTAaggtgtgttgttgtgattgacGTCCTCACAGTGCgcctgttttttaaatattgaacatatcataTGTCCAAATGGCCCCAAATTTGACACCGCACTTCCTTTGGCCCTTAGCAACACACATGCCGATGAGACGACTGGTTCTCTAGATATTTGTTCCACATACAGATTTATTTGGCTGAGAGTCCTTTGCTTCTCCGCTGccacaacagaaacaaacaaacaaaaaacaggagTCTGTTTCTGGTttgttaaataaagtttatttaattcattGCAGCACAAAAATAGTTAATCAGTCTCCAATTCACTTTGAGTTTTCCAATCGACAAATTCAGGGTTTGGAAATTAGTATTAAAGTCCAAATCCGGTCACTAAAGCCATTATAATAGATCACACATTtccttttaaataaacatgagcTGCACCACTTCGTCTGATCAGTCTGGGATCAGAGACTCAGTTACACCTCTGGAATTCTCAGCATGCACTTCATTATATTACAGATAACCTGTTTAAGAGAATCTTATAATATTTTCACAACCGTCACTTTGTTCTTGCACGTTCAAGTATGTAGAAAACGTTCAAATTCAGTTTCTGTCGCTCACTGATGCCGGTTTTCTTCACGTTGACGTCAGATGTTACTTCCTCAACCCTCGCTTGCTCCTGACGCCCTTTGAACtgagaacaaagagagaaatagTTCAGACGTGAGGCAGCGCATGAAGCAAACTGAGCTATGGATGTTCCCTTCCAccttaaatgtttgttttttttaacttgcgTATCTGACTAGTCAGTTTTTACAAGCACATCATGTCAATATAAAAAGTGAGCTCATCCCTCCCCCGGCAGTGCGGTCACATCCCTTCTGCTTATTCACGTTAGCAAAGAAACAggagtgatttattttattttgatgattgAATTCAATAAGAAAAGTTTTAGAGGAGCAAAGAAGTAAATTTGAACAGAAAAAAGTTAACAATGATTCTGTATTAtaagatttatttgtattattattctaCACAACAAATACTTGTGACTCCTTCAGGGGCTCAACCCTCATGTTGGGGATCACCGCTGCACAGAAAGCttttcacagctgctgctgctgctgggaggagATTTGCTTCCTAATCATTGACGGCTATGTTTATCAACTGTTGCTACCGGGGTACCTGCAGCCCATCTATGAATCTATGAATCTATAAACACAGTCagactgtggtttcatttcttgTCTGAAATAATCAATCACTCTTTCCAGTATTCCTGCTTCATAAAATCACTGTCAgattctgcagcagcatcagtgtctGAGCTGGTGAAAGTTTTGCTCAGAGCCCTCGCTGTAACACGGCCTGCGGATCAGGAGCAAAGGATTGACATGATTTGGATGTCAGCGGGGGCCGGTCACTGTTTTATTGTGAGCCACATTATCACAGATGATATCAGGCAGCAGCTATGAGATCTGTCAGCTGTCGGACCTTCGTTACAGTCCATCTCTCCTTGGAGACTGAGCGCACGTATGCACTTCAGTCTGTCCTTCTTTGAACCACCTCtcatgtttctgctgctttttgtttGCCATGTCCCGTCTTGGCTCAGCTGACATGGGACTTGAAGGAGGTGGAAACTTGATGAGGTCACTTGCTGAATGTTAACATCAGAATTAGAGTCTGACTGAGCACCACAACTTTGTGCCGTTTTTGGATCTACTTTGTAAAGTAGTAATATCTGTATTTGTGTAGCAAGGGCAAAGTGATCAGGTGAAATCAAGGAATGCTGTACGATAAAAGAAGCTACTGACTCATCAGGCGGAGTGTTCCACGGCCTCTGAgctctgatttttaaaaaagatctGCAGAATACTGAGGAGTCAGACCGTAAGTTGTAAGTAGTTAAAAGAACCATAAAATCAATGTTACTGGAAGCCAATGTAAAGGGTCTAAACCCAGGGGGACGTGTTCCAACCTGTTTACTCGGATCTAATTCCTGGCAGCTGTGTCTGAAGCCGGTCTACAGGTTTTCTACTAATATGAAAAGTCTGTTAAACTAAACCGTAAGTAAGAAAGCActgaatatataaatgaaatgagaCTTACATTTTCTGATGGTCACTGACTCGGTTTCTCAGCACGGTGATCTGTGCAAACacgggtttaaaaaaaatcatgaattAGTGTTGTTATGCTAAAATGCAGCACCGTAGATATTAGgtgacattttcattatttattgaatGAAAGTGCAAAgtctgaagaaaacaacaggtAAATtctgcaaacagcagcttgtACAGGTTGATAGACTCCATGTGATTTACAGGTGATGACCTGATAAGACAGTTTACATATGTAACAGTCACGTGTGATTCACTACCTCATACTTCTGCTTTGTGTGCTGATACTGAAGTTCAAATTTCTCCGACTCCAGCTGACGCAACCAGTCCCACATCTCCTTCGCTTTTTCCCTGAATCAGTGCAGGAAAGAATATTAAAGCCTATTCAATAAAGagacagtgaataaaacaaagagacaatAATGAACCAAcgtatgattgtgtgtttttcttttacttgagTTTGTCCTCTCTCAGGTGATCGATGTTTAACTCCTTGCGTCGGTCGTTCAggatcttcctcttcttctctctctccgtttGTCTTTTCGGCCCagtctgtgtctgcaggacaggaggaggacggaggatGTGGTGACATGTAACGCagcatgttttatatttgtctttttaatgaaCAACAAAATCATCACTTTGTATCCAGTGAAACTCAAGTTGGACAGAATCATCTTCTTCCTGGCGTCATCATCTGCTTTCTTCTTGGCCTCTTCGTCTTCTTTCCTCGCTTTTTCCTCCTGGTGGGAAAAAGGGTAAAGGTAGAGTTGACAGTTGCTTTGTGACAAGTCAAGTGTCactatttaaaggtccagtgtgtaggatttaggtgaaagggatctaatggcagaaattgaatgtaaaataattctgttgatgttttcactaaattGTACAAgttgttatatttaaatactttatatgaaCAtggggagcgggtcctctctatggaggccaccatgttttttttaccgtCATCCAAacctggacaaactaaaaacagctttggagtttttatgacaaccaaagctaccacaggttctccttcatgtttggaagaggagggtgaggtgaggggtgttcagctgcaacatgcaccttcaccactagactgaacctttaaatatctAAAAGCCAGTTTGAAAAATGTTAGTGTATtcataatacattttacaaaacaatacaattcTCTTACACTCACTCTGTGAAGACATTAACCTTCCCTTTCATAAATAGCACAACATTAACAAAGATCGCCATCCCGTGATTGGATTTACTCGGGTGTTGTTCTTTGTCATGTCATATTAACACAATCATCATCTTCACAATGCAACTGAATGGCTGTGTGGAAGGAAATGATTACAAACCCTTTGGTGTGATTTGATGATGAACTTTACTCACAGATATTTTGTTCTGtcgctctttttctctctctgctctgatcttCATCTGCTCTGATCTCTCTGACCTGCg includes:
- the tnnt2b gene encoding troponin T, cardiac muscle isoforms — protein: MEKDLNELQTLIEAHFDKRKTEEEELINLTDRIEKRRSERSEQMKIRAEREKERQNKISEEKARKEDEEAKKKADDDARKKMILSNLSFTGYKTQTGPKRQTEREKKRKILNDRRKELNIDHLREDKLKEKAKEMWDWLRQLESEKFELQYQHTKQKYEITVLRNRVSDHQKISKGVRSKRGLRK